The Deinococcus carri genomic sequence GTCACCGTGCGGAGCAGGCCCGCGTCGCTGAGGTAGAGCTGGCTGATGCGGTAGGCCACGCCGCCCTGCTCGTGGGTGTAGGAGGCCAGGACGGCCCAGGTTCCGGCGCGCTCCACCGGCTGGGTGACAATCTCGCTGAGTTTGTTCTGGCCCAGCTTGTCCTGGCCCGCCTTGTTCTGGCCCAGCGCCTTCTGGAGCCGCAGGGCAAAGGCGCGGGCGTCCTCCTGGGTGCTGAAGGTGGGATAGGCCTGCCCGTGCCGCTCCTCGCGCAGCAGGCAGGCCCCCGCCCGGTCGGTCCACACGTTGGCGTTGCCGTTCACGGGGGTCCAGCCCGCCAGCGGGACGACCAGCGCCCGTGCGGGTGCAGAGAATAGGGCCGCCAGCAGGACGGAAGCGGCCAGCGACAGGCGGGGCAGGCGGGAGGCGGCGCGCATGCGTCAGTGTACCCACCCCATGCTGTGACAGCCCTGCCCCACTTCTCACCGTGCCGTCAGAGGCGGGCTGTCAGGTCAGGGTGACCAGGCGGGCGAGCAGTCCGGCCTTGACCTCCGGCCACTCGTCCCGCAGCACGCTGAACATCACGCTGTCGCGGGCAAAGCCGTCGGGACGCACCTGGTACTGCCGCAGCGTGCCTTCCCTGACCGCGCCGAGCTTTTCCATCGCGCGCAGGCTGCGGGCGTTGCGCGCGTCCACCTTGAACTGGACGCGGTTCGCCCCCAGCACCTCGAAGGCGCGGGCCATCAGCAGCAGCTTGGCTTCCGGGTTGGCGGCGGTTCCCTGCGCGGCGGGCACCAGCATCGTGCCGATTTCCACCCAGCGGTCGCTGACCCGAACCTCGCTGTAGCTGATGCGGCCCCTGGCCCGGCCTCCCATCAGGACCGCCCAGTTCATCCGGTGGGGAAGCGCATTCAGGCGCGTGATGTACTCGGCCCAGCCCTCTGCCGTGCGCTCCTCCGGACCACCGCGTGCCAGCAGGGCATAGGTGTCCTCGTCTGCCCCGGCGTGCAGGTCCGCCGCGTGTTCTTTGGTCAGGGGGACCAGCCGGATATGCCGCCCGGTGAGCAGGACGGGCGTCAACCATTCGGCCAGCGGGGCGGGAGAGAGGGGGCGCGGTGTGTCTGTCACGCGCTCACCGTAGCCCAGAAAAGCAAGTGCCCTGCCGGACAACTCCAGGCAGGGCGCGGGTTGGCGTATTAGGGCGGGGCGCAAAAAGGGCGGCGTGGAGTGGACGCCTGAGATATGCGGCAACGAAACGGAGCGCCGCCCTAGCGGGGCGAGGGGACCGGGGCCGTACCGTCCGGCTCGTCGTCGCGGCGGGCTGAGGGAGGCGGCGCAGGCTCGCTCACGCGCCGCCTGCCGCTCAGGGCGCGGCCCAACGTCACCTCGTCGGCGTATTCCAGCGCGCCGCCCACCGGCAGGCCGTAGGCGATGCGGCTCACCACCGCGCCCAGCGGCTCCAGCAGGCGCTGGAGGTACAGCGCGGTCGCGTCGCCCTCCACCGTGGTGCCGGTCGCCAGAATGACCTCCATGCCCTCGGCCACTCGCGGCAGCAGGGGCCGGATGTGCAGCCGGTCGGGGCCGACGCCGTTCATCGGACTCAGGACGCCGTGCAGCACGTGGTACAGGCCACGGTATTCGCCGCTGCGCTCGATGGCGATCACGTCGCCGGGTTCCTCCACCACGCAGATGATGCCCTGGTCGCGCGAGGGGTCGCTGCACACGTCGCAGCGTTCGGCGTCGGTGATGTTGAAGCAGACCGGGCAGGTGTGCAGGTCACGCTTGGCCTCCAGCAGTGCCCCCGCCAGCCGCTCGATGTCCTCCCGCGGCTGCTCGAACAGGTGAAAGGCCAGCCGCTGCGCGCTTTTCGGCCCGATGCCCGGCAGCCGCGACAGCTCCCGGATCAGCGCCACCAGCGAAGGCGGATACTTCATGCCTCACCCCGCTGAGGGCTGAGGGCTGACTGCTGACGGCTCTCCATCAAAATCCCGGCAGCCCCAGCCCGCGCGTGGCGTCCTGCTGGAGGCCTTCGGCCTTCGCGTTCGCGTCCTGCAAGGCCACCAGCAGCAGGTCTTCGAGGGCCTCCACGTCGTCCGCGTCCACCGCTTCCGGCTTGATCTTCAGGCCCAGCACCTTGCCGTGCCCGTTCATCGTGACCGTCACCAGCCCGCTGGCCGTGCCCTCCACCGTCTGCGCGGCGAGGTTCTCCTGAATCTTGGCGGCGGCCACCTGCGCCTGCTGCATCTGCTTCATGAGCTTCTTCATGTCCATAACCTGAAGATTCTACCGGGGACGGGGACGGGAGAACGTGGACCCGGGACGTTGTGAGGACAGGCCGCCCGTACTCCCCGCTTGCCCAAAGCTGACCGCTGAAAGCTCCCCTACAATGCCGCCGTCCGCGTCCCCTTGGCCCGCCGGTACAGTTGCGCGGGCCTCCCGACGCCGCTGCGCCGCTCGCCGCTGGGCACCAGCACGCCCTGCGCCAGCAGCCGCTTGCGGAAGTTGCGCTTGTCCAGGGGCCGGTTCAGGATGGCCTCGTGGACGCCCTGGAGTTCGGGCAGCGTGAAGGTGTCGGGCAGGAACTCCAGCGCCAGATTGGCGTACTCCAGCCGCACCTGAAGCCGTTTGAGCGCCCGGTCGAGAATCGCCGCGTGGTCGAAGGCCAGCGGTGGCGGCTGATGCGCCGGAAACCACGCCGCGCCCAGGGTATGCCCCCCGCCCGTCACGTGGATCGTGCCGTGCCCCAGCACCGCCAGATGCGCGACCGAGACAATCCGCCCACGCGGGTCGCGGTTCAGTTCCCCGAAGGTATAGAACTGTTCGAGGTGGCGGGGTTCGAGGGCCACCGTCGTTTCGGTGCGCAGTTCGCGCAGCGCCGCCTCGTGCAGCGCCTCCCCGATCTGCACGAAGCCGCCCGGCAGCGCCCAGTCGCGGGCGTGGGGCAGTTCGCCGCGCTGCACCAGCAGCACACGCAGCTCGCCCGCGTGGATGGCAAAGGCGGCCACATCCACGGCCAGACCGACCTGGGTGGCCTGCGGCGGCAGGGAGAGTGTCCCCATGACACAAACTCTAGGCGGGGCATCCGGTCAGGTCAAGGGTGGCCCGAGTGTCTGGTCCGGGTGCGAAGAGAGCGCGGTCACACGGCCTTCCTCGTCCTTTGGGGCCAGAGGGACCACGACGAAGGCAGGCGGCCTGACGTTTCGTGAGGGCGCACGTCTGCGGCTCATGCGGCCCGCGTGGTAAAATAAATCATCAGGCCCACAGAGGCCTGAGCCGCCCATCCACCAGCGTGTGAACATGTCTGGCAGGGGGGCGTGCGGAGGTGATAAACATAGCGAAAGAACATAAGGTCAACGAGCAGATTCGCGTTCGTCAGATTCGCCTGATCGGCGCTGAGGGCGAGCAGATCGGGATCATCGACACGCGCGACGCCATGGGCATGGCGCGTGAAAAGGGACTGGATCTCGTGATGGTGAGTCCCCAGGCTGTCCCGCCCGTCTGCCGCCTGCTCGACTATGGCCGGTTCCGCTACGAGCAGCAGCAGAACGAGAAGGAAAACCGCAAGCGCGCCCGCGCCCAGGAAGTCAAGGCGATCAAGTTCCGCGTCAAGATCGACGACCACGACTTCAACACCAAGACCGGGCACGTGCGGCGCTTCCTCGAAGAAGGCCACAAGGTCAAGGTCACCATCATGTTCCGTGGCCGCGAGCGCACCCACCCCGAACTGGGCGAGCGCATCCTGCACCGCGTGGCCGACACCCTGGCCGACGTGGGCACACCCGAGGGGATGCCCAGCATGATGGGCATGGACATGAACATGATCATGGCCCCCAAGGCCCCCGCGGCCCCCAGGCGCGAGGCCGTCCCCCAGGCTGAGGCTCCCCAGGCCGAAGCAGCAGCAAACGCCTGACCCTTGCCCCTTCCAGCGGCCTGCCCCTATGGCGGGCCGCTTTTCTGTGTCCCCGGCGGGGAAACTGGGGAACCTCACCATGTCCCATGCTTTGTTTTGTAAAGTTAGGCTATGATCAAGATGTACACGACCAACTGGTGCCCCGACTGTCACGCGGCCAAGCGTGCCCTCAGCAGCAAGGGTCTGGCCTTTGAGGAAATCAACATCGAGCAGGACGAGCAGGCCGCCGAATACGTGATGAGCGTCAACGGCGGGCGGCGCAGCGTGCCCACCCTCGTCAGCGGCGACGTGGCCCGCAGCCTCAGCGGGTTCCGGCCCCAGAAGCTCGACGCCTTCCTAGCCGAAGCCGGGCTGTAAAGCAATCTGTAGGGGAGCGGCCTCCGGGCGGGGCCGCCCTCTTTTTATGGCTTGTGCATGGTGTCGGTGTGAACCTCACGCACCGCGCCGTCTTCCCCCACCGTGAAGGCGCGGACGGTCAACGTCTCCCGCGTCACGTCCAGCCACAGGAAGCCGGGCTGGTCGAGCACCTCGAAGGTGGCCGGGCGGGAGCCGCTGCGCCCCGGCTCTACCTTGCCCGCCGCGCCGCTGACCCATTGCCAGGTGCCGGGGCATTCCGGCTGGGGCGCGAAGCCCTGGAGGGCGTGGTCGTGCCCGCTGAGGATGCCGTCGGCCTTCCCGCAGGCGACCCCGTACAGCGCCCGCACCGCGTCGCCGCGCTGGCCCGCCAGCGGCAGGCGGTCGTAGTGCCCGGCGTCCCCGTGTTTCCCGTTGCTGAAGAGGGGATGATGCCCCAGCACCAGCCGCCAGCGCGCCTGACTGCTCGCCAGCGCTCCCGCCAGCCAGGCCCGCTGCGCCGCGTCCCAGGAGCCGCCGGGCCGCTCACCCACCCGCCGGGATGGCAGGTAGGCCGCCAGGGGCGAGGTGTCCACCGCGAAGAACTCCAGCGGGTCGCCCACCGGGGCGCGGTAGGTGCGGGCGGGCATCACCCACTGCGGATTCAGGCGGGCATAGGCCACCTGCGCCTCCGCGCCGCGGGCGTCGGCCCCGTCGCCCCCCCAGACCCACGACTCGTCATGGTTGCCCGCCACCATCAGGAAGGGGAAGCCCAGCGGCCCATACACGTCCGCGAAGCGCTCACGGAACAGGGGCGAGGCGGCGTCCTTCGGTCCCGCCGGATAGAAGCTGTCGCCCAGGCCCACGCCCAGGTCGCAGCCGTCCCGCCCGCAGACCTCCCGCATGGCCGCCGCGACCCGCCGCTGCACCTGCGTCCCGGTGCCTTGGTCGCCCATCACGACCACGCGGACGTGGTCCGGGGTGGCAGGGGTGAGTATGGCGACGACCCCTCCACGTAGCGGGGAGGCCGGACCGGTGACCGCGGGCGCACAGGCGGCCAGCAGCGCCGTCAGACTCGGGAGCAGGAGAGAACGCATCGGGGGCATGTTACCCCCGCTGCCGGATACTGCTTTGCGTCACATTTGCCTCACGTGTCCGTTACGCTGTTCTCACGCGCCCGGCGAGTTCGGCGGCCCGGGCGGGGGAGGCCGCATGAACGAATATCTGAACGTCGTCCGCAACCACTACGCTGACTTCCGGGGCCGGGCACGCCGCCGGGAGTAATGGATGTTCGCGCTGATCAACGGCATCATCAGCCTGATCTTGCAGTTGCCCTACCAGATGCAGACCTTCTCCGCGACTGCGAATGGTCTGGCCCCGGAGCCGACCGGGCTGGGCCTGGTCAGCATCGTCCTGACCGCTCTTTATGGCCTGGCGCTCTTCCTGCCCTCGCTGGCCGTCACCATCCGCCGTCTGCACGACACGGGCCGTTCCGGCTGGTGGGTCCTCATCTCGCTGATTCCTCTGATTGGCGGCCTGGTCCTGTTCATCTTCCTGGTCCTCGACAGCCAGCCCGGCCCGAACAAGTGGGGGCCGAATCCCAAGGGGATGCAGAGCGGCGCGGCGAGCTGGTAGGCCGGGCGCGGTGCCCGCAGGTCCGGTGCCCGCCGGGCCTTTTTGCATTTCTCGGCCATCCGGCGCATTGGCCCCTGCCTCCAGATTCGGAACACTGTGCCTATGCCCCCCCTCACCGTGCGCCCCGCCACCCCCGCCGATTTTCCCGTCCTGCGCCCGATGCTGCTGGACATGGGCTTCGTGGAGGACGCGGAGGCGCTGGCCGCCCGCTTTCCCTCCTTCTGCGAGCGGGAGGACTTCGCCCTGCTGGTCGCCCAGGACGCGGGAGGGCGTCTGCTGGGGTATGCCGCCGTTCACGATTACGGCCCGCACCTGCGCTCAGGAAACTCAGGCCGCACCGCCAAGCTGGACGACCTCTACACCGTGCCCGGCGCAAGAAGGCAGGGCGTGGCCCGCACCCTGATGCACGCGGTGGAGGCTTGGGCGCGTGCCCGCCCGCTGCGCTACGTCTTCTGGTACGCGAACGACCACAGCGCCGCGCCGGCGTACGAGCGCATGGGCTACCGGTCGGCGGACGCCGGTCAGGAGGGCTACCGCTTCTTTGAGATCGACTTCGGTCAGGTGCATACGCGGACGCCCCACCCACTGCGCGGCTCGTAAGCTGCCTGGCGGGTTGCTCCCCATCCACCCGGCCCGCTATCCTGACGGCATGAGCCTTCTGCCCCATCACTCCGGTCTGGTGATGCAGGGCGGGATGCCAGGGCGAATGCCTCTTCGTCCCGGTCTGGATACGCGAACTCCACGCGCCTGAGAACCCACGCGGCTCTCAGGCGTTCTGCTGGATTTGCGGCCAGACCGGGCCTTCTCTTGTCTCCAAGGAGTCCATATGCACGTCACGTTACCCGACGGAAAACAACTCGACCTGCCCCAGGGCGCGACGGCCCTCGACGCCGCCCGCGCCATCGGTCCCCGCCTCGCGCAGGACGCCCTGGCCGCCACCGCCAACGGCGACCTGGTGGACCTGCTGACGCCGCTGCCCGAGGGGGCCAACATCACCCTGATCACCAAAAAGAACCCCGCGGACGCTGCCGCCGTCTTCCGGCACTCGCTGGGCCACGTGATGAGCCAGGCGGTGGGCGAGTTCTACCGGGCCAGGGGCCACGGTCCCGAGGCCGTCAAGCGCGGGGTCGGCCCCGCCATCGAGAACGGCTGGTATCAGGATTTCGACCTGCCCGAACCGCTGCGCGAGGAAGACCTGCCCGAGATTGAGCGCCTGATGCGCGATATCCTCTCGCGCAACCTCGACTTCTCCCGCCGTGAGGTCAGCAAGCAGGAGGCCCTGGCGCAGTTTCCCCACGACCCCTACAAGCAGGAACTGATCCGCGAGCTGCCGGAGGACGAGGCGATCACCCTCTACCAGCAGGGCGACTACGTGGACCTGTGCCGGGGGCCGCACTTCCCGAACACGGGCAAGCTGCCGGGGGCCTTCAAGCTGATGAGCACCAGTGGCGCGTACTGGCGCGGCAACGAGAAGAACCCGATCCTTCAGCGCATCTACGGCGTGGCGTTTGCCACCCAGAAGGAACTCGACGAGTACCTGCAAAAGCTGGAGGAGGCCAAGCGCCGCGACCACCGCAAGCTGGGGCGCGAGCTGGAACTGTTCCTGATCGACCCGCTGGTGGGCAAGGGCCTGCCCATGTGGCTGCCCAACGGCACGATCCTGCGTGACGAGCTGACCCGCTTCCTGC encodes the following:
- a CDS encoding GNAT family N-acetyltransferase, which translates into the protein MPPLTVRPATPADFPVLRPMLLDMGFVEDAEALAARFPSFCEREDFALLVAQDAGGRLLGYAAVHDYGPHLRSGNSGRTAKLDDLYTVPGARRQGVARTLMHAVEAWARARPLRYVFWYANDHSAAPAYERMGYRSADAGQEGYRFFEIDFGQVHTRTPHPLRGS
- a CDS encoding YbaB/EbfC family nucleoid-associated protein, coding for MDMKKLMKQMQQAQVAAAKIQENLAAQTVEGTASGLVTVTMNGHGKVLGLKIKPEAVDADDVEALEDLLLVALQDANAKAEGLQQDATRGLGLPGF
- the infC gene encoding translation initiation factor IF-3, whose amino-acid sequence is MINIAKEHKVNEQIRVRQIRLIGAEGEQIGIIDTRDAMGMAREKGLDLVMVSPQAVPPVCRLLDYGRFRYEQQQNEKENRKRARAQEVKAIKFRVKIDDHDFNTKTGHVRRFLEEGHKVKVTIMFRGRERTHPELGERILHRVADTLADVGTPEGMPSMMGMDMNMIMAPKAPAAPRREAVPQAEAPQAEAAANA
- a CDS encoding GNAT family protein; the encoded protein is MTDTPRPLSPAPLAEWLTPVLLTGRHIRLVPLTKEHAADLHAGADEDTYALLARGGPEERTAEGWAEYITRLNALPHRMNWAVLMGGRARGRISYSEVRVSDRWVEIGTMLVPAAQGTAANPEAKLLLMARAFEVLGANRVQFKVDARNARSLRAMEKLGAVREGTLRQYQVRPDGFARDSVMFSVLRDEWPEVKAGLLARLVTLT
- a CDS encoding metallophosphoesterase: MRSLLLPSLTALLAACAPAVTGPASPLRGGVVAILTPATPDHVRVVVMGDQGTGTQVQRRVAAAMREVCGRDGCDLGVGLGDSFYPAGPKDAASPLFRERFADVYGPLGFPFLMVAGNHDESWVWGGDGADARGAEAQVAYARLNPQWVMPARTYRAPVGDPLEFFAVDTSPLAAYLPSRRVGERPGGSWDAAQRAWLAGALASSQARWRLVLGHHPLFSNGKHGDAGHYDRLPLAGQRGDAVRALYGVACGKADGILSGHDHALQGFAPQPECPGTWQWVSGAAGKVEPGRSGSRPATFEVLDQPGFLWLDVTRETLTVRAFTVGEDGAVREVHTDTMHKP
- a CDS encoding NUDIX hydrolase, which codes for MGTLSLPPQATQVGLAVDVAAFAIHAGELRVLLVQRGELPHARDWALPGGFVQIGEALHEAALRELRTETTVALEPRHLEQFYTFGELNRDPRGRIVSVAHLAVLGHGTIHVTGGGHTLGAAWFPAHQPPPLAFDHAAILDRALKRLQVRLEYANLALEFLPDTFTLPELQGVHEAILNRPLDKRNFRKRLLAQGVLVPSGERRSGVGRPAQLYRRAKGTRTAAL
- a CDS encoding DUF805 domain-containing protein translates to MFALINGIISLILQLPYQMQTFSATANGLAPEPTGLGLVSIVLTALYGLALFLPSLAVTIRRLHDTGRSGWWVLISLIPLIGGLVLFIFLVLDSQPGPNKWGPNPKGMQSGAASW
- the recR gene encoding recombination mediator RecR, with protein sequence MKYPPSLVALIRELSRLPGIGPKSAQRLAFHLFEQPREDIERLAGALLEAKRDLHTCPVCFNITDAERCDVCSDPSRDQGIICVVEEPGDVIAIERSGEYRGLYHVLHGVLSPMNGVGPDRLHIRPLLPRVAEGMEVILATGTTVEGDATALYLQRLLEPLGAVVSRIAYGLPVGGALEYADEVTLGRALSGRRRVSEPAPPPSARRDDEPDGTAPVPSPR
- a CDS encoding glutaredoxin family protein, with translation MIKMYTTNWCPDCHAAKRALSSKGLAFEEINIEQDEQAAEYVMSVNGGRRSVPTLVSGDVARSLSGFRPQKLDAFLAEAGL